From one Diachasmimorpha longicaudata isolate KC_UGA_2023 chromosome 8, iyDiaLong2, whole genome shotgun sequence genomic stretch:
- the LOC135165254 gene encoding DNA-binding protein RFX2 isoform X6 — MTTTGAQYALAASTTANHGGGNSTVVEADIKPSVVVVTTSSTSASGSVAQSQGARGQLITVVTSPDPSNSNNLQPIQLVVQDPLETAADSSNGSSGTAAHVTAQVVVNTTHSGQHTLIDSDVASTSTGTIVSGSPHYITVTVSGDAEAVGSESGSHPTYVQYVQGDGSTYNLANGEMTYPVYAVGEAGAMYTPASNQYYTSATTPVTYAQDAVVSGGGGAYLISGNAGGTAINVDEAATAANMTHATRVSQATVQWLLENYETADGVSLPRSTLYNHYLRHCSENKLDPVNAASFGKLIRSVFLGLRTRRLGTRGNSKYHYYGIRVKPNSPLILLNEDGTSRQQTSANNQTKRFKFSNQKQESSYDSNTHGTVNITSNTTTPQYHQYLGEASGAIPDFPEIVVSHGSSLPEDCTLEDIDTFRSIYREHCEAFLDAVLNFEFGTVESLWREFWRSQDNNNGDECEEEKYLSKTKLYQMCKCSEVQEFIKTVDYTFYQNLVEVLMPDVLRPIPSTLTQSIRNFAKGLESWLTTAMNGCPEEMMQIKLTAVSAFAQTLRRYTSLNHLAQAARAVLQNSSQINQMLADLNRVDFHNVQEQASWVCQCDYTVVQRLEADFKMTLQQQNSLEQWAVWLKSVVTQVLKPYEGKTTFAKAARQFLLKWSFYSSMVIRDLTLRSAASFGSFHLIRLLYDEYMFYLIEHQVAIATGTTPIAVMGDKNQTCQMLTTFGTTSNGDASSPNTPKRMKMS; from the exons ATGACTACAACTGGAGCTCAGTACGCTTTAGCAGCATCCACAACAGCCAACCATGGCGGGGGTAATTCTACGGTTGTAGAGGCGGACATCAAACCGAGCGTTGTCGTTGTCACAACTTCTAGTACAAGTGCAAGTGGTAGTGTTGCACAGAGCCAAGGAGCAAGGGGTCAACTTATCACTGTTGTTACTAGTCCTGATCCATCTAATAGTAATAATCTACAGCCGATACag TTGGTGGTCCAAGATCCATTGGAAACAGCTGCGGATTCGTCTAATGGTTCATCAGGTACAGCCGCCCACGTAACAGCCCAAGTTGTTGTTAATACAACACATTCGGGACAACATACCCTGATTGATTCCGACGTTGCGTCCACATCGACGGGAACGATTGTCAGTGGTTCGCCTCATTATATCACAGTAACAG TGTCAGGTGACGCTGAAGCTGTGGGGTCTGAATCGGGATCACATCCAACATATGTGCAATATGTCCAGGGAGATGGCTCAACTTATAATCTTGCTAATGGAGAGAT gACATATCCAGTGTATGCTGTAGGCGAGGCAGGAGCCATGTACACCCCAGCCTCGAATCAGTATTACACATCAGCAACAACGCCCGTGACTTATGCACAA GACGCTGTGGTTAGCGGGGGTGGAGGGGCATACTTGATCAGTGGTAATGCTGGAGGGACTGCTATCAACGTGGATGAGGCCGCAACAGCGGCCAACATGACGCATGCCACTAGGGTCTCGCAGGCCACC GTGCAATGGCTCCTGGAGAATTATGAGACAGCAGACGGTGTGTCATTGCCCCGTTCCACCCTCTATAATCACTACCTGCGTCACTGTTCAGAGAACAAATTGGATCCAGTTAACGCGGCTAGTTTCGGAAAATTGATACGTTCAGTATTCCTGGGATTAAGAACACGGCGACTAGGAACAAG AGGTAACTCCAAGTACCACTACTACGGTATCCGAGTGAAGCCAAATTCCCCCTTGATCCTGCTGAACGAGGACGGAACATCCCGTCAACAGACATCAGCCAACAATCAAACAAAACGCTTCAAGTTTTCAAATCAGAAACAGGAATCATCATACGACAGCAACACCCACGGAACAGTCAACATAACATCAAATACAACAACTCCTCAGTACCACCAGTACCTCGGTGAAGCAAGTGGAGCAATTCCCGATTTTCCAGAGATTGTCGTGAGCCACGGTTCCTCTCTCCCCGAGGACTGCACTTTGGAGGACATCGACACCTTCAGAAGCATCTACCGAGAGCACTGCGAGGCCTTTCTCGATGCAGTTCTTAATTTTGAGTTTGGAACTGTCGAGAGCCTTTGGAGAGAGTTCTGGCGCAGTCAAGACAACAACAATGGGGATGAGTGCGAGGAAGAGAAATACCTATCGAAAACCAAACTCTATCAGATGTGCAAGTGCAGCGAAGTCCAGGAGTTCATTAAAACCGTTGATTATACATTCTATCAAAATCTGGTGGAGGTGCTCATGCCCGATGTACTGAGACCCATTCCCAGCACATTGACACAATCGATACGAAATTTTGCAAAGGGATTGGAGTCGTGGCTGACAACAGCTATGAACGGCTGTCCCGAGGAGATGATGCAGATCAAATTGACAGCAGTTTCGGCATTTGCACAGACACTGAGGCGTTATACATCATTGAATCATCTGGCTCAAGCTGCTAGAGCTGTTCTACAGAATTCTAGTCAAATAAATCAGATGTTGGCAGACTTGAATCGAGTGGATTTTCATAATGTACAAGAACAG GCCTCATGGGTATGTCAGTGTGACTATACAGTCGTCCAGCGCTTGGAGGCTGACTTTAAAATGACACTGCAGCAGCAAAATTCATTGGAGCAGTGGGCAGTTTGGCTGAAGAGTGTTGTAACCCAGGTTCTCAAGCCTTACGAGGGAAAAACCACGTTTGCAAAAGCAGCACGACAATTTCTCCTTAAATGGTCATTCTACAGTTCGATGGTAATTCGTGATTTGACACTCCGAAGTGCTGCGAGTTTTGGATCATTTCATCTTATTCGATTGTTGTACGACGAATACATGTTTTATTTAATCGAACATCAAGTTGCAATCGCCACTGGGACAACTCCAATTGCTGTCATGGGAGAC aaaaatcaaaCTTGTCAGATGCTCACCACCTTTGGCACAACATCGAATGGAG atGCATCGAGCCCCAACACACCGAAACGCATGAAAATGAGCTAA
- the LOC135165254 gene encoding DNA-binding protein RFX2 isoform X3: protein MTTTGAQYALAASTTANHGGGNSTVVEADIKPSVVVVTTSSTSASGSVAQSQGARGQLITVVTSPDPSNSNNLQPIQLVVQDPLETAADSSNGSSGTAAHVTAQVVVNTTHSGQHTLIDSDVASTSTGTIVSGSPHYITVTVSGDAEAVGSESGSHPTYVQYVQGDGSTYNLANGEMTYPVYAVGEAGAMYTPASNQYYTSATTPVTYAQGNGTYLIQQSVVDGDPATHALISAATARGSPQTDNADAVVSGGGGAYLISGNAGGTAINVDEAATAANMTHATRVSQATVSHIDSPFVQWLLENYETADGVSLPRSTLYNHYLRHCSENKLDPVNAASFGKLIRSVFLGLRTRRLGTRGNSKYHYYGIRVKPNSPLILLNEDGTSRQQTSANNQTKRFKFSNQKQESSYDSNTHGTVNITSNTTTPQYHQYLGEASGAIPDFPEIVVSHGSSLPEDCTLEDIDTFRSIYREHCEAFLDAVLNFEFGTVESLWREFWRSQDNNNGDECEEEKYLSKTKLYQMCKCSEVQEFIKTVDYTFYQNLVEVLMPDVLRPIPSTLTQSIRNFAKGLESWLTTAMNGCPEEMMQIKLTAVSAFAQTLRRYTSLNHLAQAARAVLQNSSQINQMLADLNRVDFHNVQEQASWVCQCDYTVVQRLEADFKMTLQQQNSLEQWAVWLKSVVTQVLKPYEGKTTFAKAARQFLLKWSFYSSMVIRDLTLRSAASFGSFHLIRLLYDEYMFYLIEHQVAIATGTTPIAVMGDKNQTCQMLTTFGTTSNGDASSPNTPKRMKMS, encoded by the exons ATGACTACAACTGGAGCTCAGTACGCTTTAGCAGCATCCACAACAGCCAACCATGGCGGGGGTAATTCTACGGTTGTAGAGGCGGACATCAAACCGAGCGTTGTCGTTGTCACAACTTCTAGTACAAGTGCAAGTGGTAGTGTTGCACAGAGCCAAGGAGCAAGGGGTCAACTTATCACTGTTGTTACTAGTCCTGATCCATCTAATAGTAATAATCTACAGCCGATACag TTGGTGGTCCAAGATCCATTGGAAACAGCTGCGGATTCGTCTAATGGTTCATCAGGTACAGCCGCCCACGTAACAGCCCAAGTTGTTGTTAATACAACACATTCGGGACAACATACCCTGATTGATTCCGACGTTGCGTCCACATCGACGGGAACGATTGTCAGTGGTTCGCCTCATTATATCACAGTAACAG TGTCAGGTGACGCTGAAGCTGTGGGGTCTGAATCGGGATCACATCCAACATATGTGCAATATGTCCAGGGAGATGGCTCAACTTATAATCTTGCTAATGGAGAGAT gACATATCCAGTGTATGCTGTAGGCGAGGCAGGAGCCATGTACACCCCAGCCTCGAATCAGTATTACACATCAGCAACAACGCCCGTGACTTATGCACAA GGTAATGGCACGTACCTGATACAACAGAGTGTAGTCGATGGAGATCCAGCGACTCACGCTCTGATATCAGCCGCAACGGCCCGGGGGAGTCCCCAGACCGATAATGCG GACGCTGTGGTTAGCGGGGGTGGAGGGGCATACTTGATCAGTGGTAATGCTGGAGGGACTGCTATCAACGTGGATGAGGCCGCAACAGCGGCCAACATGACGCATGCCACTAGGGTCTCGCAGGCCACCGTAAGCCATATCGACTCGCCATTT GTGCAATGGCTCCTGGAGAATTATGAGACAGCAGACGGTGTGTCATTGCCCCGTTCCACCCTCTATAATCACTACCTGCGTCACTGTTCAGAGAACAAATTGGATCCAGTTAACGCGGCTAGTTTCGGAAAATTGATACGTTCAGTATTCCTGGGATTAAGAACACGGCGACTAGGAACAAG AGGTAACTCCAAGTACCACTACTACGGTATCCGAGTGAAGCCAAATTCCCCCTTGATCCTGCTGAACGAGGACGGAACATCCCGTCAACAGACATCAGCCAACAATCAAACAAAACGCTTCAAGTTTTCAAATCAGAAACAGGAATCATCATACGACAGCAACACCCACGGAACAGTCAACATAACATCAAATACAACAACTCCTCAGTACCACCAGTACCTCGGTGAAGCAAGTGGAGCAATTCCCGATTTTCCAGAGATTGTCGTGAGCCACGGTTCCTCTCTCCCCGAGGACTGCACTTTGGAGGACATCGACACCTTCAGAAGCATCTACCGAGAGCACTGCGAGGCCTTTCTCGATGCAGTTCTTAATTTTGAGTTTGGAACTGTCGAGAGCCTTTGGAGAGAGTTCTGGCGCAGTCAAGACAACAACAATGGGGATGAGTGCGAGGAAGAGAAATACCTATCGAAAACCAAACTCTATCAGATGTGCAAGTGCAGCGAAGTCCAGGAGTTCATTAAAACCGTTGATTATACATTCTATCAAAATCTGGTGGAGGTGCTCATGCCCGATGTACTGAGACCCATTCCCAGCACATTGACACAATCGATACGAAATTTTGCAAAGGGATTGGAGTCGTGGCTGACAACAGCTATGAACGGCTGTCCCGAGGAGATGATGCAGATCAAATTGACAGCAGTTTCGGCATTTGCACAGACACTGAGGCGTTATACATCATTGAATCATCTGGCTCAAGCTGCTAGAGCTGTTCTACAGAATTCTAGTCAAATAAATCAGATGTTGGCAGACTTGAATCGAGTGGATTTTCATAATGTACAAGAACAG GCCTCATGGGTATGTCAGTGTGACTATACAGTCGTCCAGCGCTTGGAGGCTGACTTTAAAATGACACTGCAGCAGCAAAATTCATTGGAGCAGTGGGCAGTTTGGCTGAAGAGTGTTGTAACCCAGGTTCTCAAGCCTTACGAGGGAAAAACCACGTTTGCAAAAGCAGCACGACAATTTCTCCTTAAATGGTCATTCTACAGTTCGATGGTAATTCGTGATTTGACACTCCGAAGTGCTGCGAGTTTTGGATCATTTCATCTTATTCGATTGTTGTACGACGAATACATGTTTTATTTAATCGAACATCAAGTTGCAATCGCCACTGGGACAACTCCAATTGCTGTCATGGGAGAC aaaaatcaaaCTTGTCAGATGCTCACCACCTTTGGCACAACATCGAATGGAG atGCATCGAGCCCCAACACACCGAAACGCATGAAAATGAGCTAA
- the LOC135165254 gene encoding DNA-binding protein RFX2 isoform X2 translates to MTTTGAQYALAASTTANHGGGNSTVVEADIKPSVVVVTTSSTSASGSVAQSQGARGQLITVVTSPDPSNSNNLQPIQLVVQDPLETAADSSNGSSGTAAHVTAQVVVNTTHSGQHTLIDSDVASTSTGTIVSGSPHYITVTVSGDAEAVGSESGSHPTYVQYVQGDGSTYNLANGEMTYPVYAVGEAGAMYTPASNQYYTSATTPVTYAQVSGQGSNTTTNQLLSQGNGTYLIQQSVVDGDPATHALISAATARGSPQTDNADAVVSGGGGAYLISGNAGGTAINVDEAATAANMTHATRVSQATVQWLLENYETADGVSLPRSTLYNHYLRHCSENKLDPVNAASFGKLIRSVFLGLRTRRLGTRGNSKYHYYGIRVKPNSPLILLNEDGTSRQQTSANNQTKRFKFSNQKQESSYDSNTHGTVNITSNTTTPQYHQYLGEASGAIPDFPEIVVSHGSSLPEDCTLEDIDTFRSIYREHCEAFLDAVLNFEFGTVESLWREFWRSQDNNNGDECEEEKYLSKTKLYQMCKCSEVQEFIKTVDYTFYQNLVEVLMPDVLRPIPSTLTQSIRNFAKGLESWLTTAMNGCPEEMMQIKLTAVSAFAQTLRRYTSLNHLAQAARAVLQNSSQINQMLADLNRVDFHNVQEQASWVCQCDYTVVQRLEADFKMTLQQQNSLEQWAVWLKSVVTQVLKPYEGKTTFAKAARQFLLKWSFYSSMVIRDLTLRSAASFGSFHLIRLLYDEYMFYLIEHQVAIATGTTPIAVMGDKNQTCQMLTTFGTTSNGDASSPNTPKRMKMS, encoded by the exons ATGACTACAACTGGAGCTCAGTACGCTTTAGCAGCATCCACAACAGCCAACCATGGCGGGGGTAATTCTACGGTTGTAGAGGCGGACATCAAACCGAGCGTTGTCGTTGTCACAACTTCTAGTACAAGTGCAAGTGGTAGTGTTGCACAGAGCCAAGGAGCAAGGGGTCAACTTATCACTGTTGTTACTAGTCCTGATCCATCTAATAGTAATAATCTACAGCCGATACag TTGGTGGTCCAAGATCCATTGGAAACAGCTGCGGATTCGTCTAATGGTTCATCAGGTACAGCCGCCCACGTAACAGCCCAAGTTGTTGTTAATACAACACATTCGGGACAACATACCCTGATTGATTCCGACGTTGCGTCCACATCGACGGGAACGATTGTCAGTGGTTCGCCTCATTATATCACAGTAACAG TGTCAGGTGACGCTGAAGCTGTGGGGTCTGAATCGGGATCACATCCAACATATGTGCAATATGTCCAGGGAGATGGCTCAACTTATAATCTTGCTAATGGAGAGAT gACATATCCAGTGTATGCTGTAGGCGAGGCAGGAGCCATGTACACCCCAGCCTCGAATCAGTATTACACATCAGCAACAACGCCCGTGACTTATGCACAA GTATCTGGCCAAGGCTCCAATACAACAACAAATCAGCTTTTATCCCAGGGTAATGGCACGTACCTGATACAACAGAGTGTAGTCGATGGAGATCCAGCGACTCACGCTCTGATATCAGCCGCAACGGCCCGGGGGAGTCCCCAGACCGATAATGCG GACGCTGTGGTTAGCGGGGGTGGAGGGGCATACTTGATCAGTGGTAATGCTGGAGGGACTGCTATCAACGTGGATGAGGCCGCAACAGCGGCCAACATGACGCATGCCACTAGGGTCTCGCAGGCCACC GTGCAATGGCTCCTGGAGAATTATGAGACAGCAGACGGTGTGTCATTGCCCCGTTCCACCCTCTATAATCACTACCTGCGTCACTGTTCAGAGAACAAATTGGATCCAGTTAACGCGGCTAGTTTCGGAAAATTGATACGTTCAGTATTCCTGGGATTAAGAACACGGCGACTAGGAACAAG AGGTAACTCCAAGTACCACTACTACGGTATCCGAGTGAAGCCAAATTCCCCCTTGATCCTGCTGAACGAGGACGGAACATCCCGTCAACAGACATCAGCCAACAATCAAACAAAACGCTTCAAGTTTTCAAATCAGAAACAGGAATCATCATACGACAGCAACACCCACGGAACAGTCAACATAACATCAAATACAACAACTCCTCAGTACCACCAGTACCTCGGTGAAGCAAGTGGAGCAATTCCCGATTTTCCAGAGATTGTCGTGAGCCACGGTTCCTCTCTCCCCGAGGACTGCACTTTGGAGGACATCGACACCTTCAGAAGCATCTACCGAGAGCACTGCGAGGCCTTTCTCGATGCAGTTCTTAATTTTGAGTTTGGAACTGTCGAGAGCCTTTGGAGAGAGTTCTGGCGCAGTCAAGACAACAACAATGGGGATGAGTGCGAGGAAGAGAAATACCTATCGAAAACCAAACTCTATCAGATGTGCAAGTGCAGCGAAGTCCAGGAGTTCATTAAAACCGTTGATTATACATTCTATCAAAATCTGGTGGAGGTGCTCATGCCCGATGTACTGAGACCCATTCCCAGCACATTGACACAATCGATACGAAATTTTGCAAAGGGATTGGAGTCGTGGCTGACAACAGCTATGAACGGCTGTCCCGAGGAGATGATGCAGATCAAATTGACAGCAGTTTCGGCATTTGCACAGACACTGAGGCGTTATACATCATTGAATCATCTGGCTCAAGCTGCTAGAGCTGTTCTACAGAATTCTAGTCAAATAAATCAGATGTTGGCAGACTTGAATCGAGTGGATTTTCATAATGTACAAGAACAG GCCTCATGGGTATGTCAGTGTGACTATACAGTCGTCCAGCGCTTGGAGGCTGACTTTAAAATGACACTGCAGCAGCAAAATTCATTGGAGCAGTGGGCAGTTTGGCTGAAGAGTGTTGTAACCCAGGTTCTCAAGCCTTACGAGGGAAAAACCACGTTTGCAAAAGCAGCACGACAATTTCTCCTTAAATGGTCATTCTACAGTTCGATGGTAATTCGTGATTTGACACTCCGAAGTGCTGCGAGTTTTGGATCATTTCATCTTATTCGATTGTTGTACGACGAATACATGTTTTATTTAATCGAACATCAAGTTGCAATCGCCACTGGGACAACTCCAATTGCTGTCATGGGAGAC aaaaatcaaaCTTGTCAGATGCTCACCACCTTTGGCACAACATCGAATGGAG atGCATCGAGCCCCAACACACCGAAACGCATGAAAATGAGCTAA
- the LOC135165254 gene encoding transcription factor RFX3 isoform X8 has translation MTTTGAQYALAASTTANHGGGNSTVVEADIKPSVVVVTTSSTSASGSVAQSQGARGQLITVVTSPDPSNSNNLQPIQLVVQDPLETAADSSNGSSGTAAHVTAQVVVNTTHSGQHTLIDSDVASTSTGTIVSGSPHYITVTVSGDAEAVGSESGSHPTYVQYVQGDGSTYNLANGEMTYPVYAVGEAGAMYTPASNQYYTSATTPVTYAQVQWLLENYETADGVSLPRSTLYNHYLRHCSENKLDPVNAASFGKLIRSVFLGLRTRRLGTRGNSKYHYYGIRVKPNSPLILLNEDGTSRQQTSANNQTKRFKFSNQKQESSYDSNTHGTVNITSNTTTPQYHQYLGEASGAIPDFPEIVVSHGSSLPEDCTLEDIDTFRSIYREHCEAFLDAVLNFEFGTVESLWREFWRSQDNNNGDECEEEKYLSKTKLYQMCKCSEVQEFIKTVDYTFYQNLVEVLMPDVLRPIPSTLTQSIRNFAKGLESWLTTAMNGCPEEMMQIKLTAVSAFAQTLRRYTSLNHLAQAARAVLQNSSQINQMLADLNRVDFHNVQEQASWVCQCDYTVVQRLEADFKMTLQQQNSLEQWAVWLKSVVTQVLKPYEGKTTFAKAARQFLLKWSFYSSMVIRDLTLRSAASFGSFHLIRLLYDEYMFYLIEHQVAIATGTTPIAVMGDKNQTCQMLTTFGTTSNGDASSPNTPKRMKMS, from the exons ATGACTACAACTGGAGCTCAGTACGCTTTAGCAGCATCCACAACAGCCAACCATGGCGGGGGTAATTCTACGGTTGTAGAGGCGGACATCAAACCGAGCGTTGTCGTTGTCACAACTTCTAGTACAAGTGCAAGTGGTAGTGTTGCACAGAGCCAAGGAGCAAGGGGTCAACTTATCACTGTTGTTACTAGTCCTGATCCATCTAATAGTAATAATCTACAGCCGATACag TTGGTGGTCCAAGATCCATTGGAAACAGCTGCGGATTCGTCTAATGGTTCATCAGGTACAGCCGCCCACGTAACAGCCCAAGTTGTTGTTAATACAACACATTCGGGACAACATACCCTGATTGATTCCGACGTTGCGTCCACATCGACGGGAACGATTGTCAGTGGTTCGCCTCATTATATCACAGTAACAG TGTCAGGTGACGCTGAAGCTGTGGGGTCTGAATCGGGATCACATCCAACATATGTGCAATATGTCCAGGGAGATGGCTCAACTTATAATCTTGCTAATGGAGAGAT gACATATCCAGTGTATGCTGTAGGCGAGGCAGGAGCCATGTACACCCCAGCCTCGAATCAGTATTACACATCAGCAACAACGCCCGTGACTTATGCACAA GTGCAATGGCTCCTGGAGAATTATGAGACAGCAGACGGTGTGTCATTGCCCCGTTCCACCCTCTATAATCACTACCTGCGTCACTGTTCAGAGAACAAATTGGATCCAGTTAACGCGGCTAGTTTCGGAAAATTGATACGTTCAGTATTCCTGGGATTAAGAACACGGCGACTAGGAACAAG AGGTAACTCCAAGTACCACTACTACGGTATCCGAGTGAAGCCAAATTCCCCCTTGATCCTGCTGAACGAGGACGGAACATCCCGTCAACAGACATCAGCCAACAATCAAACAAAACGCTTCAAGTTTTCAAATCAGAAACAGGAATCATCATACGACAGCAACACCCACGGAACAGTCAACATAACATCAAATACAACAACTCCTCAGTACCACCAGTACCTCGGTGAAGCAAGTGGAGCAATTCCCGATTTTCCAGAGATTGTCGTGAGCCACGGTTCCTCTCTCCCCGAGGACTGCACTTTGGAGGACATCGACACCTTCAGAAGCATCTACCGAGAGCACTGCGAGGCCTTTCTCGATGCAGTTCTTAATTTTGAGTTTGGAACTGTCGAGAGCCTTTGGAGAGAGTTCTGGCGCAGTCAAGACAACAACAATGGGGATGAGTGCGAGGAAGAGAAATACCTATCGAAAACCAAACTCTATCAGATGTGCAAGTGCAGCGAAGTCCAGGAGTTCATTAAAACCGTTGATTATACATTCTATCAAAATCTGGTGGAGGTGCTCATGCCCGATGTACTGAGACCCATTCCCAGCACATTGACACAATCGATACGAAATTTTGCAAAGGGATTGGAGTCGTGGCTGACAACAGCTATGAACGGCTGTCCCGAGGAGATGATGCAGATCAAATTGACAGCAGTTTCGGCATTTGCACAGACACTGAGGCGTTATACATCATTGAATCATCTGGCTCAAGCTGCTAGAGCTGTTCTACAGAATTCTAGTCAAATAAATCAGATGTTGGCAGACTTGAATCGAGTGGATTTTCATAATGTACAAGAACAG GCCTCATGGGTATGTCAGTGTGACTATACAGTCGTCCAGCGCTTGGAGGCTGACTTTAAAATGACACTGCAGCAGCAAAATTCATTGGAGCAGTGGGCAGTTTGGCTGAAGAGTGTTGTAACCCAGGTTCTCAAGCCTTACGAGGGAAAAACCACGTTTGCAAAAGCAGCACGACAATTTCTCCTTAAATGGTCATTCTACAGTTCGATGGTAATTCGTGATTTGACACTCCGAAGTGCTGCGAGTTTTGGATCATTTCATCTTATTCGATTGTTGTACGACGAATACATGTTTTATTTAATCGAACATCAAGTTGCAATCGCCACTGGGACAACTCCAATTGCTGTCATGGGAGAC aaaaatcaaaCTTGTCAGATGCTCACCACCTTTGGCACAACATCGAATGGAG atGCATCGAGCCCCAACACACCGAAACGCATGAAAATGAGCTAA